TTAAAGTTGGGACAAAATAATGTCAttgtttgttttttaaaattacaaaaatatttaatCCTTTATCCAATAAAATAAGCTCAACCACGTTAGCATCGTCAACTCAAGATCCGTATTTTTTGGATAAAAAACTTAATATTTGTTCCAATtttaatttctaatttttttcaaaCAATTGTacttataaatataaaattgaaTATTGTGTGCATATGAACACTAATTATGTAATACGTTGAAACTAATGAAATTGCTTTTCTACCTTAacgtatatgtatgtatatatattttgactTTTAATTCTTAACATTCGCGTTTTAATTTTGCACACATCTTGTACTTTAACATAATAATCTAAATTTgatttctattttttaaaatttatgttataaTAAGAATACTTATAAAAAATAATCGGCTAGCTAGATATGTACACGACGTCAAAAAATATGAATAAGAATTACATATATGAACAAATGTAATACCAAGAAAGAAATTTCGTTTTTTATCCAGTAAGAACAACATAGTGCTGTTTCAAAAGAAGATGCAGCTCGACTAGATAGTTGGTTCGGCACGATAGGGGATGTCCCCCGCCTATAATTTTTTTGTACAGAAAAGGAGGGAGATGACCTTGGAAGCCTCTGTTGTGTAGAAGTTATGTCACCCCAAAACATTGATTTGTACTACGGTTATTTGCacgtaaaaatattttctcccgTGACAAATTGACATTTGTGATTGATAAAAGTTGTTTTCTTTGCAATGCTGCAGACGAGTCTCTTCTTCATCTTTTTTCAGGTGCAATGTCACGAAGAGCATATGGAACAAGATTCGGGAATGGCTTGGAATGAAGAAGACCATATATAGCAACTCCCACGGCAATTCTGAATGTGTTTCGTAACATCTACAGGGAAATTCAATGATTACGAGAATGAGACTTGCATGGCTTGTGGCTATGATATATCAGAATTTACGGAATCAAGTCATTTTTTAGAACGAAAACCGAATGTTGATGAAACTATCAAGAAGATTCGGATTCATATTTTTCGTTGTATTCCTAATTCaagttatgttattgatgtactAGTGTAATTTGTTGATCCGAGTAATAGTCGTTCTTAAATCTCCTGTGGATACTTGTAAACtgtatttttttatcttttaatgaatgttaaattcttaagaaaaaagaagaagaagaagcatatataaaaaaaattggtaaTTTAGCTCAAATTTATTGAAATATTTAACCAATGTTCTATAAGTCAATCACatgaggcaaaaacttgtgtaagatggTCTCactgatcgtattttgtgagacagattttttatttggatcatccatgaaaaaatattatttttttatgctaataatattactttttattgtgaatatcgatagggttggcCGATCTCacggataaagattcgtgagactgtctcacaagagacatactcaatACACAAATCACAGTTGATATCCTAATTTGAAAATCGAACAGATAAATCCAACGAAAATTATAATTGTTTGTAAtttatttgatatcaaaatttcatatttGAGACGAGACATTCGATTCGAGactcatttataaaaaaattttgtgTACTAAAAAAAGAGCTTCatttttcaaatattaattttttttcgaatAACTTTGTTTTCAGTCACGATCAGTTATATGTAATTGTATCTAGAGATACGAATTCCAATGATAATTTTTTGCATGTGATTGTGATAACAATCCGAAAAATTCTACAACAGATGTTGTATGCAAAtaagtttttcaaaatttataaattatttttttcataattGCACTATCTAtaatcaatttattttatttttattttaattattttttttcaaatattcatatttattaatattaataattaattatatgaaACAACATATCTTATGTcgcaaaaataatattttatcagtAAAAGATGCACACACGTTGCATGTGTTATTGTTGTTTTTAATTTTATCAAACAATGCTAAACAATTAACACgaaattaatttcaattttgaaaaatttttctatttaaaatagaaattttgttaaaatttttttatatataaatatggagtgacttgagaaagtataaaaaataaaatgacttgAAAAAAGTTTtcagtaaaataaaaataaaaattttaaaattaaatatttggaCGTCTTTTAATATAGATATATCTTACTAATGAATActagttgaaaaaaaaaaagaaaaaggaaaagaaataaaaatccAGACGTTTTGCAATCTGTCCGATACCAATGTCCGAGACGAAGTATCCTTTCTGTGACAATTATAAAAGTAAATTCACCTAAaaaaagagtttggttttaccaatcaCGAGTGAAAAAATTCTAATTGCATTTCTTATTTTAAAAGTTCCCCGCCACCGAGCTGCGCTGCTCTCGCGCCGTCAACTCCGCTCTCATGTCTCCACTTCACCTCCTCCCACTCGACGCTTTGAAGTAAACTGTATGTTCTTTATTCAATTAATCATGCACTGCAATTTTATTCGTTACGCGGTCGctgaattttcattttttggccATCTCATTGCTAGGGTTTTGTACAATCATTGCATTTTTAGTTGTTCTGGACGAATGATCGTGTTTCATTAGCTGTTTGAAGtcgacattttttttttaaatctcgtTTACTGTTACGTTTTAGGTGATTTATATTGACAATAGTAGGCTTCAGCCGGGGAAACTCTGCTAACGCGGAATGGCTGAATCTTCGAGGTGAAACATGAAAAGAAGCACTTACATGTTTTTTTTACCGTTTCTGAAATATCATGTATCATAATTCAGAAATTGATAAAGTCTTCTAAATaagcaaaaaaataatattctttctAAGTGAATTTCAGGGAAGATAAGAGTGACATGCTTCGGATATTAGTGGCCACGGATTGTCATCTTGGTTATATGGAGAAGGATGAAATCCGGAGGCATGATTCCTTTCAGGCATTTGAGGAAATTTGCTCAATCGCTGAGCAAAAAGAGGTTTATATATTCTAATTTAACAGTGTTCTCACATTTTTCTATACAGCTAGTACTAAAAAATATCAATCAAACTTTATAGGAGGCATTCCCTTGTGCCCAGATGGTTCTGTAGCAATGCTTGATACTTGTGTTGATATTATTTGTCAGTTCTTCAAATATTCTTTTTCCATATCCATCATGCAAGAGTTTCAAAATCCTGAAAGCCATCACCTGttacaatttttctttttttttttgggcccattttcttcttcttcttcttctctccAATACTCGTGCTTGTAGTTTACAAACTTTTATTTACATATGCATCAATTGagatttcttatttttttttaggTAGATCTCATACTTCTGGGCGGTGATCTTTTTCATGAGAACAAGCCTTCACGGTCTACCTTAGTGAAAGCCATTGAAATCCTCCGTCGTCACTGTCTCAATGATCGTCCAGTTCAGTTTCAAGTCGTCAGTGACCAGACTGTGAATTTCGCAAATTCGTAATCTTCTATACGTTTCATTCAATTTTCTACAAGAAAAAGTTTGGACTTTTTGTTTTCCACCTTTTTTGACTAAGATTGATGCAATGCATTTTCAGGTTCAAGACTTCAATGGTACCATTATTTGCATCTCTTTGTCTACGAAGCTTAATCTATAATTAACAACCTTACAAAAatcgaatttgatagaaataCTTGTAGACTTGGGTCACACTAACACCAATTTTGAAAGTATCTGTTAATTAAGAATCTTGTAGACTTTGTCCACACTGTAATATTTCAAATATGTTACTTTAATTGTTCTAGGTGATGTCATCACTCAATTTGTAATTTTGCTATATTCTCTATATGTAGCTTCGGCCATGTAAACTATGAAGATCCTCATTTCAATGTTGGATTGCCCGTGTTCAGCATTCATGGAAATCACGATGATCCTGCTGGAGTGGTATGGATTCTATGGTAAATTCATTGCATGTTTCTCTcttcaaaatcatgttttatgGATGCATAATATAGAAAATTTCTCGATTAAGTTCTTTGATTCTGAAATCCTTACCTCTGAGTCAGAACAAATATTGTAACTGGAACAGAAAAGTTTCAATTGAATTAATGATTTTAAGACCTTTTTTCATGCCAACGAGGAAGTATTATCCGATATAGTTTcttttcattaagaaatttttatCGGATTCTATCCACATCTATCATTCTCTGAATTTCATTCTTGACATATTTGCATCTGAACTCTGATTATGATATTGGTGAAAATTTCTGATCCACATGAGTTTATTTTCGTTTTCTCTCTTTTATACACTTTTTATGCGGCAATATGAGAAAAGTCTGCTATATCTCAGACAATTTTTTTTCTGGGCATCCTTGTCTGCTATTGTCTCCAGGACAATCTTTCTGCTGTTGATATTCTTTCGGCGTGTAATCTTGTGAACTATTTTGGAAAAATGGTTCTCGAAGGTTCTGGTGTTGGGCAGATCACTCTTTGTCCTATTCTTATGAGAAAGGTATGGGCCACAATACCTTGTGTGAAAACTGGTTCGGTTGCATTTGCATCTATTAAATTTCTGTCCTATGGCTTCTATGTCATGAATTTTAGGGTTCAACATCCGTAGCTCTTTATGGCCTAGGGAATATCAGAGATGAACGACTTAATCGAATGTTTCAGGTGTCTTTTTTATGATTCTATGTATTTTCAGTCAGTGTCTTAACTGACAACTAGGTTCTCTAATTATGATTCTTTTATGTGCATTAGACACCTCATGCTGTGCAATGGATGAGACCTGAAGCTCAAGAAGGTTGTCAGGTTTCGGACTGGTTCAACATGCTTGTACTTCATCAAAATAGGTACCAATagatgtttatgttttattggAACTGATGTGGAACAATTGAATTGACTCAAACATGTAATCGGGCTATAAGATATTGAGTTTAATATTTCAGTAGTTTGTTTAAGTAATAACTTCTGGATTTTGCTTACAGAGTGAaagcaaatcctaaaaatgCTATAAACGAGCACTTTCTGCCTCGATTTTTGGACTTTATTGTATGGGGACATGAGCATGAATGCCTTGTTGATCCTCAGGTTCTGAACTCTTGAGGCATTTTCATTGGTTTTACCTGTTGCTACTTGGTTACAGAATCCGATTGAGTGTGTTTTTTATGATAGGAAGTCCCGGGCATGGGTTTCCACATTACTCAACCTGGTTCATCTGTAGCAACTTCGCTCATTGACGGTGAATCAAAACCAAAGCATGTCCTTCTTCTAGAGGTTAAGGTAGTTATCGACCTGAGTTTTTTCttctcattaaatatttttgcGCGTGCTTGCTTTTATATTCCCtacttttgttttttattttttcagttttgattttgtaaatttGATTTCATTACCAGGGGAATCAATATCGACCAACCAAGATACCTCTAAATTCAGTGAGGCCTTTTGAATATACAGAGGTAGAGACATTTTTATGTGTTCCACAAGTGGATGAATTTCCATTGAGGTACTCAATTATTAACATACAGGTAGTATTAAAGGATGAACCCGATATTGATGCGAACGATCAGAATTCTATCCTAGAATATTTGGATAACGTGGTAAGGGCTTCACATttatccatgttctttttatcCTATCAGATAAACAAAATCAGACAAGTTGCCTCTTCTGCATTTGTTGCATTGTTGGTTCATCGATACCATGCTACCTTTTTCATTGAGGCCTTTTTATTCTTTTGAGATTGTTTATTTCTGCAGGTCAGAAATCTGATCGATAAATCTAGTCAAAAGGCTATCAACAAAGCAGAGCTCAAGCTTCCTTTAGTTAGAGTAAAGGTGAAATATTGTATTCTTTTTGGATTTTTTTGGCCTTTTCCGCATGGTCCATCCTTTCCTAATTGTTGGTCTAGACAACATTTGTATTTTTTCAAACCTTTCTTGTGATTGTGTAGGTAGACTACTCTGGGTTCATGACGATAAACCCACAAAGATTTGGTCAAAAATATGTCGGGAAGGTGTGTATAACATTTAGCCAACCCACCACACACCCAAAATGTTACATGAATGATGAATTGTATGGCTTTTTTACGATATATAGGTTGCAAATCCTCAAGATATCCTTATATTTTCCAAAGCATCAAGAAGAGGTCGAGCTGAAGGTAAATGATATGTCTCATTAAACTCTTTGATGTTTTCATTTTTATTCAGCTGCAAGGCTGTTTTCTAGTTTCCTTATGGAAAATTTGTTCTCATATTGCAGCATAACATTTACTAATTCCTAAAGAAAGATTGTTTCGCATAAAAACACCCCTAATGAAAATTATATCATTCAATTTGCTCAAAgctctttgttttttttatccCCTTGAATTGAGCTTGATAGATTGCAAAGGTTCATTGCTTTGATCATTGGCCTATGAGAAGTGTCACTACACGAATTAAGCATGTTTGTTAATATGTTATTATCGATCTTTAGATCAAATTCAATTATTAAGGTAAAAAGTAAATTCAGATTGTTCATCCACTTCCATAACACAAAAAACCACCAATGGTGACCACTTCCAATGATCCCTCCGTTCGGTCAATATGCTGCTTGTATGTGCCACAAATCGGCTGTTGAAGCTAACATAATTCTCTATTGAAGTTATATTAAAGACATGACTGGTTTTTGTGATTGATGACATGATTGATTGGTTGGAAGGGAGATAAGAGGAATTGGATGAATAAAGAGATTCAGAAAAAGATTTCAGTGAATAGACAAGAGCTCTAATATCATGTAGAGTGTAGAAATCTGATACTTATAATTgtgttttgaaaaatttagacaCTTCAGTTATATGGACATTTATCATCTAAAAAAAGTAGCAAAATATTTTAACCAAATATACAACTCAACCCGGTTtccatttttaaattaattttttacaagAGCTGGAAAATCTAGTTTTTCCTTTTGATTTATACCCGCCTTGTTCTTTGAACTATTTTGATAAATGGTAACTATGTAATGCTGTGCCCTAGATAAAATTGATGATTCTGAACGGCTTCGAccagaagagctgaatcaacaGAACATTGAAGCCTTAGTTGCCGAGAGTAATCTGGTAATAGATTGAATCttatccttttttttttaatactttCGAATCAAATCCTCAGTTGGATCCAGAACATTGAAACCAAACTTGATCCAATGATTACTGTCAAAAGTTTTTATACTTGAAAAgggttttttaaaaattaagatTAAGGATATGGCTCGGCTCCAACACCATTTGTGTTTATTTCCATTCGCTCCCATTTAATACAATGACAGTAAATATATTACTCTTGGTGTTTATGTTATGTGCTTTTTTTGGTCTTTTATCTGGACCCACTTTCACCATATACTTTTTCAGAAAATGGAGATACTCCCTGTCAGTGACTTGGACGTCGCATTACACAATTTTGTCAACAAAGATGATAAAATGGCCTTTTATTCCTGTTTGCAATATAACCTTGAAGAAACTCGCGTAAGTGCTGTATCTTTATTCTCAATTTGTCTGGTGACATTCCTGCTTGTTGTGTAGCAGTACAATTATTATCATTTCCATCAATTTTGGTTGTTTGATTAGTAGTTGTTTTAATCACAACAACTAACTAATGATGTAAAATTTTGCCTTTGACAGAATAGAATTGCCGGGGATTCGGATATTCATAAGTTTGAAGAGGAAGACATAATTGTCAAAGTTGGAGAATGTTTAGAGGCAAGAATATTATTTACTTATCCCCTTACATTTTTCTTGTCAGCTCTTGGTTCCAGCAATTCTTATCACCATGTCCTTGAATTTGCATCCCTCTCTGAAAATGTGTGCAAGCACATATGTAATATAATCAAAGCCCACATGATAGAGCATAGGCCGGTAAACTCTTGTTTAGAGTATAATATAGGTTCTTTTATTTTTCCACACACTACATTCCCTCCATTGTGCTACTACAAATGTTATGACACCTTTTGAATTGTAATTATTCTCTAGTTGAACTGGGTCCTTCTCATTTGGACACGATTATTTGCAGGAACGTGTGAAAGAAAGAGCCTCAAAAACAGAAGGCCAACAACAGTTCACATTTAGCGGCCAATCGTCTGAGGTATGCTTGTATCCTATTGCCTAGTGCGAAATAAGATTCTTATAAGATGTATGCTTGGCTATCTATTTATATTTTGTTACTTGGTCGATTCCATCAGAACATTACAAACACAAAGAGTAATGTAGGACGTGAAGCTTCCTTCAGCGATGACGAGGATGCCGCTTTATTTGCTGGCACAAAGTCTAccaggaaaggaaagaaagatCTGTCACAAACTTTTAGGACCTCTCACGACTCATCAGAAGCTGGTAAAACTATTGCCAGAGGAAGGGGAAGAGGTAGAGGTAGAGGCAGGGCTTCCAGTACATTAAAGCAAACAACATTAGACGCAGCCCTGAGTTTACGTCCTTCGCGAAGGTCAGTTTTATGTTCTAGAGTCTAGAGGCTGCCTTTTGATATGTTCTGTTTTAATCATGAAAATGCTTTCAACTTTTCATTTCTGTGAGGAATTTCTACATGATATTTATTTCCCTAGATCTGCATCAACTGTTACATCAGCTTCAGTTCAGAGTTTGGCTGATGATGAGGACATCGTGGACTCAGATTCAAATGACGAAACTGAGAAATTTGACTCAAAAGATATTGATGGTAGTTCGGTATGGACAAACTCTCAAGTTATTTCTCTAACTGTAAGTTTTAGCTTTTACTTTTTGTTTGATTCTGGGTCATAATTTGTATGTTTGAAGGATGATGCTCTACCTCTCCAAGGCAAGGGAAGAAAAAGAGCTGCTTCAAGGGGAAGGGGTAGAGGATCTGCCACAGCCTCTAAGAGGGGAAGAAAATCAGATAGCTCTTCTGCTTCTCTTCAAAGATTGCTTACTAGTAGAGAAGAAGACGACGACGACGATGACGAAATAGTGAAGAAACTTAGTGCACCTCAACCTCGGGTAATTGATATATACTACTTTAAATGGAACACTTGTGTTTCTCAATTTCTTTGCTCATGTTTCTGTACTATGGTTTACAAGTCGAAAAAATGGAAACTAGAGCTATTCCAAGTATGACATGCCCGCGTTCCTCTGCCCTCTTAGATATGTGTATTTATTATAGATCACACACCAAGGATCAGTGTTCTCTCGTCAATAAGGAACTCAAACAAAATTTTGTAATTAGCTTTGATTGTTTAACTAAGATTGTGCTTGAATTGATGAATTTCATTTGGAGGGAGGAGAGATTTGAtttgggaaaatatttttaggatGAGTTTCAAGTGTGACTTATCACACAATTGAAATTGCATGAGTTTGATATGGAGTTTACTTTGAATTTCACTTTATACTTTATTCATCAAAACAAGataagaaatttgaaattcataatttcaaatcaaatcCATCGAAGCACACCTTGAGAAAGAGTTCAACCGGTGATGACTCAAAAGAAACAAGTGCACTAAATCTTTGTCTTTTGGGAAACCTGGCACCCCGAAATGGAATCCCACGAGTCATTTCTTGGAGTTTAACCCCAGTGTGACTGACTCTGCACTTCTGATTTTTTCCAACATGTATATGTGGATCATAtagaaaattataaaattaaaccttcggagttttattattattgctaTAACTTTTTTTTTGTGTGTATAGGTGACAAGAAACTACGGCGCTTTAAGAAGGTAGCTAACTTCCCTGAAATATCCCAGATGGACGCAACGACAAGAATCCATGTGAGTCGAGAATCATTACAATGAGCTGGCGTAGCTTTAATGTAATATTGGTGTAAATGATCGTGGTTCAAAATTCAAACGGCACTCTTTCCTATATATCTATTGCAACAATTACTGTTTTGTGTATTACTTGGAATTTTTTTGGAGGTTATCGCTACTCGTTTTTGTATGATGATCAAAGTACGACTCGCAGATTCTGTTACCGACTTACTTTATAtagtttaatttatttaagtaAGATGTGAGGATTGTGACAGTCATTGTCTGAGTTAGTATTGTCATTTCCCGCGACTGGAATTTGAAAG
This Primulina eburnea isolate SZY01 chromosome 2, ASM2296580v1, whole genome shotgun sequence DNA region includes the following protein-coding sequences:
- the LOC140817373 gene encoding double-strand break repair protein MRE11 isoform X1 — encoded protein: MAESSREDKSDMLRILVATDCHLGYMEKDEIRRHDSFQAFEEICSIAEQKEVDLILLGGDLFHENKPSRSTLVKAIEILRRHCLNDRPVQFQVVSDQTVNFANSFGHVNYEDPHFNVGLPVFSIHGNHDDPAGVDNLSAVDILSACNLVNYFGKMVLEGSGVGQITLCPILMRKGSTSVALYGLGNIRDERLNRMFQTPHAVQWMRPEAQEGCQVSDWFNMLVLHQNRVKANPKNAINEHFLPRFLDFIVWGHEHECLVDPQEVPGMGFHITQPGSSVATSLIDGESKPKHVLLLEVKGNQYRPTKIPLNSVRPFEYTEVVLKDEPDIDANDQNSILEYLDNVVRNLIDKSSQKAINKAELKLPLVRVKVDYSGFMTINPQRFGQKYVGKVANPQDILIFSKASRRGRAEDKIDDSERLRPEELNQQNIEALVAESNLKMEILPVSDLDVALHNFVNKDDKMAFYSCLQYNLEETRNRIAGDSDIHKFEEEDIIVKVGECLEERVKERASKTEGQQQFTFSGQSSENITNTKSNVGREASFSDDEDAALFAGTKSTRKGKKDLSQTFRTSHDSSEAGKTIARGRGRGRGRGRASSTLKQTTLDAALSLRPSRRSASTVTSASVQSLADDEDIVDSDSNDETEKFDSKDIDGSSDDALPLQGKGRKRAASRGRGRGSATASKRGRKSDSSSASLQRLLTSREEDDDDDDEIVKKLSAPQPRVTRNYGALRR
- the LOC140817373 gene encoding double-strand break repair protein MRE11 isoform X2, with product MAESSREDKSDMLRILVATDCHLGYMEKDEIRRHDSFQAFEEICSIAEQKEVDLILLGGDLFHENKPSRSTLVKAIEILRRHCLNDRPVQFQVVSDQTVNFANSFGHVNYEDPHFNVGLPVFSIHGNHDDPAGVDNLSAVDILSACNLVNYFGKMVLEGSGVGQITLCPILMRKGSTSVALYGLGNIRDERLNRMFQTPHAVQWMRPEAQEGCQVSDWFNMLVLHQNRVKANPKNAINEHFLPRFLDFIVWGHEHECLVDPQEVPGMGFHITQPGSSVATSLIDGESKPKHVLLLEVKGNQYRPTKIPLNSVRPFEYTEVVLKDEPDIDANDQNSILEYLDNVVRNLIDKSSQKAINKAELKLPLVRVKVDYSGFMTINPQRFGQKYVGKVANPQDILIFSKASRRGRAEDKIDDSERLRPEELNQQNIEALVAESNLKMEILPVSDLDVALHNFVNKDDKMAFYSCLQYNLEETRERVKERASKTEGQQQFTFSGQSSENITNTKSNVGREASFSDDEDAALFAGTKSTRKGKKDLSQTFRTSHDSSEAGKTIARGRGRGRGRGRASSTLKQTTLDAALSLRPSRRSASTVTSASVQSLADDEDIVDSDSNDETEKFDSKDIDGSSDDALPLQGKGRKRAASRGRGRGSATASKRGRKSDSSSASLQRLLTSREEDDDDDDEIVKKLSAPQPRVTRNYGALRR
- the LOC140817373 gene encoding double-strand break repair protein MRE11 isoform X4, with product MAESSREDKSDMLRILVATDCHLGYMEKDEIRRHDSFQAFEEICSIAEQKEVDLILLGGDLFHENKPSRSTLVKAIEILRRHCLNDRPVQFQVVSDQTVNFANSFGHVNYEDPHFNVGLPVFSIHGNHDDPAGVDNLSAVDILSACNLVNYFGKMVLEGSGVGQITLCPILMRKGSTSVALYGLGNIRDERLNRMFQTPHAVQWMRPEAQEGCQVSDWFNMLVLHQNRVKANPKNAINEHFLPRFLDFIVWGHEHECLVDPQEVPGMGFHITQPGSSVATSLIDGESKPKHVLLLEVKGNQYRPTKIPLNSVRPFEYTEVVLKDEPDIDANDQNSILEYLDNVVRNLIDKSSQKAINKAELKLPLVRVKVDYSGFMTINPQRFGQKYVGKVANPQDILIFSKASRRGRAEDKIDDSERLRPEELNQQNIEALVAESNLKMEILPVSDLDVALHNFVNKDDKMAFYSCLQYNLEETRNRIAGDSDIHKFEEEDIIVKVGECLEERVKERASKTEGQQQFTFSGQSSEDVKLPSAMTRMPLYLLAQSLPGKERKICHKLLGPLTTHQKLVKLLPEEGEEVEVEAGLPVH
- the LOC140817373 gene encoding double-strand break repair protein MRE11 isoform X3 encodes the protein MDSMDNLSAVDILSACNLVNYFGKMVLEGSGVGQITLCPILMRKGSTSVALYGLGNIRDERLNRMFQTPHAVQWMRPEAQEGCQVSDWFNMLVLHQNRVKANPKNAINEHFLPRFLDFIVWGHEHECLVDPQEVPGMGFHITQPGSSVATSLIDGESKPKHVLLLEVKGNQYRPTKIPLNSVRPFEYTEVVLKDEPDIDANDQNSILEYLDNVVRNLIDKSSQKAINKAELKLPLVRVKVDYSGFMTINPQRFGQKYVGKVANPQDILIFSKASRRGRAEDKIDDSERLRPEELNQQNIEALVAESNLKMEILPVSDLDVALHNFVNKDDKMAFYSCLQYNLEETRNRIAGDSDIHKFEEEDIIVKVGECLEERVKERASKTEGQQQFTFSGQSSENITNTKSNVGREASFSDDEDAALFAGTKSTRKGKKDLSQTFRTSHDSSEAGKTIARGRGRGRGRGRASSTLKQTTLDAALSLRPSRRSASTVTSASVQSLADDEDIVDSDSNDETEKFDSKDIDGSSDDALPLQGKGRKRAASRGRGRGSATASKRGRKSDSSSASLQRLLTSREEDDDDDDEIVKKLSAPQPRVTRNYGALRR